GAGCAGGTGGAGGACATGTACGCCGCCGCGAACGACATCCTCGGCAGGATCCCGAAGGTCACACCGTCCTCGAAGGTGATCGGCGACCTCGCCCTGGCCCTGGTCGCCGCCGGTGCTGATCCGGCCGCGTTCGCGGCGGACCCGTCGTCGTACGACATCCCGGCGTCGGTGATCGGCTTCCTCCACGGTGAGCTCGGCGACCCGCCCGGAGGGTGGCCGGAACCGTTCCGCACCCGTGCGACCGCCGGGCGCTCCTGGTCGCCGTCGGTGGGCACGATGACTCCGGAGCAGGCGATCGCGCTCGAGAAGCACCCGCGCCGCACCCTGCACGAGCTGCTGTTCCCGGGCCCCACGCGGGACTACGACGAGGCCCGCGCCCGTTGGGGCGACCTGTCGGTCGTCCCCACACCGGAGTTCCTCTACGGGCTGCGGGCCGATCGCGAGCACGCGATCGACCTCGACGAGGGCAAGCGCGTGCTCCTGGAGCTGGAGGCGATCGGCGACCCGGACGAGCGCGGCTTCCGCACGGTCCTGGCCCGGGTCAACGGGCACCTGCGACCGGTCAGCGTCCGGGACCGCTCGGTCGCCGCCGACGTCGCGGCGGCCGAGAAGGCCGACCCGACCCGGACGGGCCACGTGCCCGCCCCCTTCCCGGGCGTCGTCTCGGTGAGCGTCGCCGAGGGGGAGGAGGTCGCCGCCGGCGAGGCCGTCGCGACGATCGAGGCGATGAAGATGGAGGCCACGATCACCGCGCCCGTCGCGGGCACGGTGGAACGCGTCGCCGTGGGCGGCCCGACCACGGTCGAGGCCGGTGACCTGGTGCTGGTGGTCCAGCCCTCTCGACGCGACCCCGCAGCACTGGCATGATGTGTGACATCTTGACTGTGACCGGTCCGGGTCGCCGAGGGTGACCAGGGGCCGCTGAGGAGGCGACATGCGCGGGCTGCAGGACAGAGGCATCGTGGTGACCGGGGCCGCCGGCGGCATCGGCGCGGCCGTGGTCGAGCGGCTCGTGACCGAAGGTGCCAAGGTCGTCGCGGTCGACCTCGTCGCACCGGAGCTGGACGGCGTGGTCGCCGCGCGCGCGGTCGACGTGACCGACGAGGACTCGGTCGCCGCCGCGTTCGCCGAGGTCGGTGAGCTCATGGGCGGGATCGACGGCCTCGTGGCCGCGGCCGGCATCCAGGCCTCGGGGCCGACCCACGAGCTCGAGCTGGACACCTTCCGCAAGGTCCTCGACGTCTCGGTCATCGGCACGTTCCTGTGCGTCAAGCACGCGGTCCCCGCGATGCTGGAGCGAGGCGACGGGCGGATCGTGACGTTCGGCTCGACGGCGGCGGTCTGCGCCGCGCCGGAGCTGACCTCCTACGCCTCCGCCAAGGGCGCCGTGCTCCAGCTGACCAGGTCGGTGGCGGTGGAGTACGCCGCCCGCGGCATCCGTGCGAACTGCCTGTGCCCGGGCGGGACGATGACACCGATGATGCGCGCGATCGACGAGCGCCGCACCGGGCCCGACCACTTCCGCGAGCGCCACCCCATCGGGCGCTACGCCGAGCCGGCCGAGATCGCCTCGGCTGCTGCGTTCCTGCTGTCGGACGACTCCTCGTTCGTCGTCGGCGCCGCCCTCATGGTCGATGGCGGCTACTCCTGCGCGTGACAAGCGCTGGAGGCAGGACGTAAGATGTCATACAAGTGACGAGAAGGAGAGCTCCATGGAACGACCTGACGGCGAGGAGGCCCTCGGCCTGCTGCGGCGCATGCTCTTGATCCGCCGGTTCGAGGAGCGGGCGGCCAAGCTGCGCGCGGGAGGGCTCATCCCCGGGTTCCTGCACCCCTACATCGGTCAGGAGGCCGTCGCGGTCGGCGTGTGCGCCGCGCTCGGTGACGACGCCGTGCTGACCTCCACCCACCGCGGGCACGGTCACCTGATCGCCCGTGGCGCGGACCCCGCCCGGATGTTCGCCGAGCTGTTCGCCCGGACCACCGGCTACAACGGCGGCAAGGGTGGCTCCCTCCACATGATCGACGCGGCCCTGGGGTTCCTCGGGGCCAACGGCATCGTCGGCGGCGGCATCCCGCTGGCGGCCGGCGCCGCGCTCCAGCTGCGGCGCGCCGGCCGCACCGCGGTCGGGGTGACGTTCTTCGGCGACGGCGCGAGCAACGAGGGCTCCTTCCACGAGACGCTCAACCTCGCAGCGCTCTGGAAGCTGCCGGTGCTGTTCGTCTGCGAGA
This genomic window from Nocardioides marmoribigeumensis contains:
- a CDS encoding SDR family NAD(P)-dependent oxidoreductase, which produces MRGLQDRGIVVTGAAGGIGAAVVERLVTEGAKVVAVDLVAPELDGVVAARAVDVTDEDSVAAAFAEVGELMGGIDGLVAAAGIQASGPTHELELDTFRKVLDVSVIGTFLCVKHAVPAMLERGDGRIVTFGSTAAVCAAPELTSYASAKGAVLQLTRSVAVEYAARGIRANCLCPGGTMTPMMRAIDERRTGPDHFRERHPIGRYAEPAEIASAAAFLLSDDSSFVVGAALMVDGGYSCA
- a CDS encoding thiamine pyrophosphate-dependent dehydrogenase E1 component subunit alpha, giving the protein MERPDGEEALGLLRRMLLIRRFEERAAKLRAGGLIPGFLHPYIGQEAVAVGVCAALGDDAVLTSTHRGHGHLIARGADPARMFAELFARTTGYNGGKGGSLHMIDAALGFLGANGIVGGGIPLAAGAALQLRRAGRTAVGVTFFGDGASNEGSFHETLNLAALWKLPVLFVCENNLYGEFTRQDRHQLITDVAERASSYGMAGVVVDGNDVLAVRDAAADAVARANAGEGPTLLEAKTYRHRGHFEGDMGRYRPKDEVAAWMARDPIDLFAQRIQDEWDLPEEAVVQVRAEVEQELDKATAWAKEQPHPVPSGALEDVYVETYEGAVLR